The genomic window AAGTCGAGTTCCTTGCGGTAATCCACCGGGCCAAAGGCAGTGGAGGGAACCGAGAAGGTCTCCAATAGATGCTGTCCCGGCGGGGCATGTTCCGGACAGATTTGCGTGGTGCATACAGCGCAGAAGATCCGACGTGTGCCCGTTGGCATCAGGTTTCCGGGGCCCATCAAAGGCCGGTCGCTGGCGGTGTAAACCGAAATCCATGGCACCGGTATCAGATGATCCATGATATCCCGGACGTAGCCCATCTCCAAATTCTTAGCTCCCACCAGCTCGATGGTCTTCTTCGGTCCGGCGTTACTGATGACTGCCTGGGTTGTAACCTCTATTTCTTGCCCATCCTTCTCAACCAGAATCCCTTTCACCCGTCCTTTTTCCGTGACTATCTTCTTGGTTCGAGAGCGTATCCAGACCTTGCCTCCGTTGTTCTCGATGACCTTCTCCAACCGGGTGGTGATCCCTTCCGGCCCCTCCGGCATGATCCCCCAGTGCCGCCATCCCCCGCCCACCTTCAGGAAATAGAGGTAATCCTGTGCCGAACACTCGTTGCTTCCCAATCCCATGCCCCCACGGGCCATTGTATCGAACAGGCCGAGGATATCGTCGTTTCGGGTATACTGCAAAAGCCATTCCCGAAGGGTGATGCTGGCCGAAGGCTCTTGCCAGCTCATTGCCTTCCGAAGACGGCCCATGACAGCAGCCCCCTCCTCTTCGGTGCCACAAAGGGAGAGCAGTTTTCTGAGACCGCCCTTTTCCGGTATCTGATGGTCCTTGCCATGTATTCGATAGATGAAAGGATCCACCGGGCGGACTTCAAATTCCACACCGGCTTTTTTCAAGGTCTCCCCGAAGGGCGTCCCGATCTCCGCGCCGATGCCTCCGATGCACATCCTGAACCCCTGGTACTGAACCGAGGCCCATCTGCCGCCGATGCGCGGCATCTTTTCCACTACCAGCGTAGTGTATCCCTGCTTTCCCAATAAAGCTGCAGCGCAAAGCCCGCCAATGCCCGATCCTACGATAGCCACATCAACATTAATATGCTTCATCCCTGCACCTCCAGCGCCTCAACAGGGCACCACTCAACACAGGCAAGGCATTCAGTGCACTTCTCCTGGTTCACCTGACATACGCCCCAAACCCAAA from Dehalococcoidia bacterium includes these protein-coding regions:
- a CDS encoding FAD-binding protein encodes the protein MKHINVDVAIVGSGIGGLCAAALLGKQGYTTLVVEKMPRIGGRWASVQYQGFRMCIGGIGAEIGTPFGETLKKAGVEFEVRPVDPFIYRIHGKDHQIPEKGGLRKLLSLCGTEEEGAAVMGRLRKAMSWQEPSASITLREWLLQYTRNDDILGLFDTMARGGMGLGSNECSAQDYLYFLKVGGGWRHWGIMPEGPEGITTRLEKVIENNGGKVWIRSRTKKIVTEKGRVKGILVEKDGQEIEVTTQAVISNAGPKKTIELVGAKNLEMGYVRDIMDHLIPVPWISVYTASDRPLMGPGNLMPTGTRRIFCAVCTTQICPEHAPPGQHLLETFSVPSTAFGPVDYRKELDLHVQDLKELFPDFEKHGRILMGSVYRGEWPCLRNVPGYSIPQKTPVELLYNVSDCLGGRGTIAGPGAVQSAKLAVEDLVGRIRPSG
- a CDS encoding 4Fe-4S binding protein, producing MLVVNESKCVGCACCMPYCPVEALWVWGVCQVNQEKCTECLACVEWCPVEALEVQG